Proteins encoded by one window of Pseudorca crassidens isolate mPseCra1 chromosome 3, mPseCra1.hap1, whole genome shotgun sequence:
- the ANO8 gene encoding anoctamin-8 isoform X2 has protein sequence MAETASGTGGTSLEGERGKRPPPDGEPAAPASGVLDKLFGKRLLQVGRYLVSHKAWMKTVPTENCDVLMTFPDTTDDHTLLWLLNHIRVGIPELIVQVRHHRHTRAYAFFVTATYESLLRGADELGLRKAVKTEFGGGTRGFSCEEDFIYENVESELRFFTSQERQSIIRFWLQNLRAKQGEALHNVRFLEDQPIIPELAARGIIQQVFPVHEQRILNRLMKSWVQAVCENQPLDEICDYFGVKIAMYFAWLGFYTSAMVYPAVFGSVLYTFTEADQTSRDVSCVVFALFNVVWSTLFLEEWKRRGAELAYKWGTLDSPGEAVEEPRPQFRGVRRISPVTRAEEFYYPPWKRLLFQLLVSLPLCLTCLACVFLLMLGCFQLQELVLSVKGLPRLARFLPKVMLALLVSASAEGYKKLAVWLNDMENYRLESAYEKHLIIKVVLFQFVNSYLSLFYIGFYLKDMERLKEMLATLLITRQFLQNVREVLQPHLYRRLGRGEIGLRAAWELARALLGLLSLRRPARHLEAQAEEGVGGSSGGGGRRCLSGACGAPEEEEEAIMERRPAGEGGEVGDGPRGGREEEEDEEEEEDEEEEDEEEEAEEGGLLDCGLRLKKVSFAERGAGRRRLGPSPEALLEEGSPTMVEKGLEAGVFTLAEEDDEAEGAPSSPEREPPAVLLRRARGEGRDQGPDGGPDPEPGLGDSARKQRRQNRSSWIDPPEEEHSAQLTQAELESCMKKYEDTFQDYQEMFVQFGYVVLFSSAFPLAALCALINNLIEIRSDALKLCTGLQRPFGQRVESIGQWQHFALLLKYLIHVAIPDIPGWVAEEMAKLEYQRREAFKRHERQAQHRYQQQQRRRREEEERQRHAEHHARRERDASGREEARAEGSGLDPAAPEKASAKAKGSGAAGGHGPERPKRPGSLLAPNNVMKLKQIIPLQGKFLSSGAASSLAGAGANLTARPPPAPSPTGSDTRLPAFLSFKFLKSPETRRDPERSHSPPKAFHASKLFPFGGARAEAGSNGAGGQARQDGTPSGGSGGSRAQRSGPADEAAAEEPDTPRPEEEGSGTAPAPVGAPALRTRRSRSPAPPPPPPPTPLPRPPTPPAGCWQWDGPWGCGGEGAAPRQGPAAAAAECPPCALAGPLPAPAAGVLPGDASFYSLPPPPLPPTSEPPEPPAPSPSPSSSPSPSPQAVCWPSGWH, from the exons ATGGCCGAAACTGCCTCCGGCACCGGGGGCACGTCCCTGGAGGGTGAGCGTGGCAAGAGGCCCCCGCCGGACGGCGAGCCTGCAGCCCCGGCGTCCGGAGTTCTGG ATAAGCTTTTTGGGAAGCGGCTCCTGCAGGTGGGTCGGTACCTGGTGTCCCACAAGGCATGGATGAAGACGGTGCCCACAGAGAACTGCGACGTGTTGATGACCTTCCCAG ACACGACCGATGACCACACGCTGCTATGGCTGCTGAACCACATCCGCGTGGGCATCCCCGAGCTCATCGTGCAAGTCCGCCACCATCGCCACACGCGTGCCTACGCCTTCTTCGTCACCGCCACGTATGAGAG CCTACTCAGAGGGGCCGACGAGCTGGGTCTGCGCAAAGCAGTGAAGACTGAGTTTGGCGGGGGCACCCGCGGCTTCTCCTGCGAGGAGGACTTCATCTACGAGAATGTGGAGAGTGAGCTGCGCTTCTTCACCTCCCAG GAGCGCCAGAGCATCATCCGCTTCTGGCTGCAGAACCTCCGTGCCAAGCAGGGAGAGGCACTGCACAATGTGCGCTTTCTGGAGGACCAGCCAATCA TCCCTGAACTGGCGGCCCGCGGGATCATCCAGCAGGTGTTCCCAGTCCACGAGCAGCGCATCCTGAACCGCCTCATGAAGTCATGGGTGCAGGCTGTGTGTGAAAACCAGCCTCTAG ATGAGATCTGCGACTACTTTGGCGTGAAGATTGCCATGTACTTCGCCTGGCTGGGTTTCTACACATCGGCGATGGTGTACCCGGCGGTCTTCGGCTCTGTCCTGTACACATTCACAGAGGCTGATCAG ACGAGCCGGGATGTATCCTGCGTGGTCTTTGCCCTCTTCAACGTAGTCTGGTCAACGCTCTTCTTGGAGGAGTGGAAACGGAGGGGAGCAGAGCTGGCCTACAAGTGGGGGACGCTGGACTCACCCGGGGAAGCTGTGGAGGAGCCACGGCCCCAGTTCAGG GGCGTGCGGCGCATCAGCCCCGTGACTCGGGCCGAGGAGTTCTACTACCCGCCCTGGAAGCGGCTGCTTTTCCAGCTGCTTGTGAGTCTCCCCTTGTGCCTCACCTGCCTGGCCTGTGTGTTCCTGCTCATGCTCGGCTGCTTCCAGCTGCAG GAGCTGGTGCTGAGTGTGAAGGGGCTGCCCCGTCTCGCCCGCTTCTTGCCCAAAGTCATGCTGGCCCTGCTGGTCAGTGCAAGCGCCGAGGGCTACAAGAAGCTGGCCGTCTGGCTCAACGACATGG AGAACTACCGGCTGGAGAGCGCCTACGAGAAGCACCTCATCATCAAGGTTGTCCTG TTCCAATTCGTCAACTCATACCTGAGCCTCTTCTACATTGGCTTCTACCTCAAGGACATGGAGCGCCTGAAAGAG aTGCTGGCCACGCTGCTGATCACCCGCCAGTTCCTCCAGAATGTTCGAGAGGTCTTGCAGCCGCACCTGTACCGGCGGCTGGGCCGTGGCGAGATTGGCCTGCGGGCTGCCTGGGAGCTGGCCCGTGCCCTGCTTGGCCTACTGAGCCTCCGGCGCCCTGCACGCCACCTCGAAGCCCAGGCTGAAGAGGGTGTCGGTGGCAGCAGCGGTGGGGGGGGCCGCAGGTGTCTCAGTGGGGCCTGCGGGGCacctgaggaggaggaggaggccatCATGGAGCGTCGGCCAgcgggggaaggtggggaggtgggggacggGCCtcgggggggcagggaggaggaggaggacgaggaggaggaggaggacgaagaggaggaggacgaggaggaggaagCCGAGGAGGGCGGCCTCCTGGACTGCGGGCTTCGGCTGAAGAAGGTCAGCTTTGCTGAGCGGGGGGCTGGGCGGCGGCGGCTGGGCCCAAGCCCGGAGgccctcctggaggaggggagccCCACCATGGTGGAGAAGGGGCTGGAAGCTGGCGTGTTCACGCTGGCCGAGGAGGACGATGAGGCCGAGGGGGCTCCCAGCAGCCCTGAACGGGAGCCCCCGGCTGTCCTGCTCCGCCGGGCCAGAGGTGAGGGCCGCGACCAGGGCCCCGATGGGGGCCCAGACCCAGAGCCGGGCTTGGGTGACTCAGCCCGGAAGCAGCGGCGGCAGAACCGGTCATCTTGGATCGACCCACCCGAGGAGGAACACTCGGCCCAGCTCACCCAGGCTGAGCTCGAGAGCTGTATGAAGAAATACGAG GACACATTCCAGGACTACCAGGAGATGTTTGTGCAGTTTGGCTATGTCGTGCTCTTCTCGTCTGCCTTCCCCCTGGCTGCCCTCTGCGCCCTCATCAACAACCTCATCGAGATCCGCAGTGACGCCCTCAAGCTGTGCACGGGGCTGCAGCGGCCCTTTGGGCAGCGGGTGGAGAGCATTGGCCAGTGGCAG CACTTCGCTCTGCTTCTCAAGTACCTCATCCACGTGGCCATCCCCGACATCCCGGGCTGGGTGGCTGAGGAGATGGCCAAGCTGGAGTACCAGCGCCGGGAGGCCTTCAAG AGACATGAGCGCCAGGCCCAGCACCGctaccagcagcagcagcggcggaGGCGAGAGGAGGAGGAACGCCAGCGCCACGCAGAACATCATGCCCGCAGGGAGCGCGACGCCAGTGGCCGGGAGGAAGCTCGGGCTGAGGGCTCCGGGTTGGACCCTGCTGCCCCAGAGAAGGCCTCGGCCAAGGCCAAGGGCAGTGGGGCGGCAGGAGGCCATGGGCCGGAGCGGCCCAAGCGCCCGGGGTCCCTGCTGGCACCTAACAACGTCATGAAGCTGAAGCAGATCATCCCACTGCAGGGCAAGTTCCTGTCGTCCGGGGCTGCATCCTCGCTGGCCGGCGCGGGGGCCAACCTCACTGCCCGGCCGCCCCCTGCCCCGTCTCCCACAGGCAGTGACACCCGCCTGCCGGCCTTCCTCAGCTTCAAATTCCTCAAGTCACCTGAGACCCGGCGGGACCCAGAGCGTAGCCACTCGCCGCCCAAGGCCTTCCACGCCAGCAAGCTCTTCCCCTTCGGCGGGGCCCGGGCTGAGGCCGGGTCCAACGGGGCGGGCGGGCAGGCCCGGCAGGACGGGACCCCCAGCGGTGGCAGTGGTGGTAGCCGAGCCCAGCGGAGTGGGCCGGCAGACGAGGCCGCAGCTGAGGAGCCGGACACACCCCGGCCCGAAGAGGAAGGCTCAG GGACAGCGCCGGCCCCGGTGGGCGCCCCGGCCCTCCGCACCCGCCGCAGCCGGAGCcctgcgccgccgccgccgccgccgccaacaCCGCTGCCCCGGCCCCCGACGCCACCCGCCGGCTGCTGGCAGTGGGACGGGCCGTGGGGCTGCGGGGGCGAGGGCGCCGCCCCCCGCCAGGgccctgccgccgccgccgccgagtgTCCGCCCTGCGCCCTCGCCgggcccctgcccgccccggcagCTGGCGTCCTGCCGGGGGACGCCAGCTTCTACAgcctcccgccgccgccgctgcctccCACCTCCGAGCCCCCGGAGCCCCCGGCACCGTCgcccagccccagctccagtCCCAGTCCCAGTCCCCAGGCCGTGTGCTGGCCCAGCGGCTGGCATTAG